A genomic window from Thiomonas arsenitoxydans includes:
- a CDS encoding DNA adenine methylase, translating into MKNEMADFLPRRIRAKAPPIKIQGIKTKLVPWIADAINWHGQGRWIEPFMGSGAVALNIAPPRALLCDTNEHLVRFYQGVQRGDITSMSVRAFLEEEGAKLLAVGEDHFYEIRKRFNEHKSPLDLVFLNRSCFNGIMRFNKKGGFNVPFCRKPERFRQALITKICNQVSWAAKVMHGKEWVFKCQPWRETLAQASADDFVYLDPPYIGRHADYYNKWSEQEADELSDAIKALPSGFAYSMWKGNQYRENAHLEAHFGRFHMETFSHFYHVGSTESLRSEMEEALVISAGNLVEEANRLPPPDLSEDEDILEVEMGRQQLLLA; encoded by the coding sequence GTGAAAAATGAAATGGCCGACTTCTTACCTCGCCGCATTAGAGCAAAAGCTCCCCCCATCAAGATTCAAGGCATCAAGACAAAGCTCGTGCCGTGGATAGCCGACGCAATCAATTGGCATGGTCAAGGTAGGTGGATTGAGCCCTTCATGGGCTCCGGGGCGGTCGCTCTCAACATAGCGCCACCGCGTGCACTCCTTTGTGACACGAACGAGCACCTTGTCCGCTTCTACCAGGGTGTACAAAGAGGGGATATAACCTCCATGTCAGTTCGAGCGTTCCTTGAGGAGGAGGGGGCGAAGCTGCTAGCTGTCGGGGAGGACCACTTTTATGAGATTCGGAAGCGGTTCAATGAGCACAAGAGTCCTTTGGACTTGGTATTCTTGAACCGCAGTTGTTTCAACGGAATCATGCGGTTCAACAAAAAGGGCGGCTTCAACGTGCCCTTCTGCCGCAAGCCAGAGCGATTCCGACAAGCCCTCATCACAAAAATTTGTAACCAGGTTTCCTGGGCTGCTAAGGTCATGCATGGCAAAGAATGGGTTTTCAAATGCCAGCCGTGGCGGGAAACCCTGGCACAGGCGTCCGCTGACGATTTCGTGTATCTAGACCCACCGTACATCGGTCGGCATGCGGACTACTACAACAAGTGGTCTGAACAAGAGGCTGACGAATTGTCGGATGCCATCAAAGCGTTGCCTTCGGGTTTTGCATATTCCATGTGGAAGGGCAACCAGTATCGCGAGAACGCCCATCTGGAGGCGCACTTTGGACGTTTCCACATGGAGACGTTCAGCCACTTCTATCACGTCGGCTCGACCGAAAGCCTGCGTAGCGAAATGGAAGAGGCGCTGGTGATTAGCGCTGGAAATCTCGTTGAGGAGGCCAATCGGCTCCCGCCACCCGACCTGTCCGAGGATGAGGATATTCTCGAAGTTGAGATGGGGCGGCAGCAGCTTTTGCTGGCTTAG